AGGATGTAAAATAGGTTGAGTAGAATTGAAGAATATGGAGTATTGACTCAAAATCAAatactgttctatagtaatgtgagACATCAAATTGGAGGGACTCAGTATGCGCTTTCAATGACAGTATACAGTAGTGTTGCTTTGGAGATATTCCATTGGTTTATCAGTGGATGATTGACAACACAAATAAGCCCCTCCCATTGTCTCCCATCCAAGAACAGTTACCAGTGTTAAACTGTTGTCAAATCAAAAAGGGTCATATATACAGAACCACACTAACCATTTAACGTGAGACTGTGGTTAAGCTTGGCCCGGGAGAATATAACCTGAGGGGAAACGTACATGGAGGTATTGTGAGGAAATAAAATCAAATTCATAACAGCAACCCGCCATTAGAGcgtctgtgtgtgcgcgcgtgcacgTCGTCATGAAATACCCTAGAGCCAGGTGTTTGTATGGACCATTCCTGCCTCTAAGTAGGCAATAGGAGTTACAAAACAACATAGGTTTACAGCAACCAATGTTCTGGTAACCTGATCTCTGTGACTCACAGACCACTGCTACCATAAATGATACATAACATGCCCACATAAATGAGGAAGACTTGGTCTTCATGGATTTTTAAATCAACTTCTCAGTGTGTACATTCAACGGAGAGATCAGGATACAGTATTCAAAGACGGACCTCATCTTCcccctatatacacacactccctGACAAAAGAAAACAATTGAAAAACAGACCTCTGCCATCAGTGATTCAACATAGCATCAATACAATATAAAGGCAAACAAATACAAATGTATAGGTACTTGTGAATCGAATAAAAAATATTGTATAAAATTAAATTACACACATCCTCTAACTACAGTTTTATAcagtgtacactgagtgtacaaaacattgtctttccatgacagactgaccagctgaatccaggtgaaagatatgatcccttattgatgtcacttaaagaaggatttttaagccttgagccatggattgtgtatgtgtgccattcaacgggtgaatgggcaagacaaaggatttaagtgcctttgaatggggtatgataGTAAGTgctaggtgcaccggtttgagtgtgtcaagaactgcaacgctgctgggtttatcccgtgtgtatcaatactggtcaaccacccaaaggacatccagccaacttgacacagctgtgggaagcattggagtcaacatgaattgaggctgttcttagggaaaggggtgggggggttccaccccaatattaggaaggtgttcttaatggttttgtacactcagtgtttatCCTGCCATTGAGATTAACATGGGCATTATCGGGagtagtagtaatatcagtaatTGCAGTCATTTTAGtaggaacagaacagagaaggggGCTGCAGGAACAGGTTTGTGGGTCAGAATGGTGGGATAGGTTGGGGGCAAGGGATGGACAGGGGTTGCCAGTAGTTTTGGCTGAATAGACGAGGTAGGGTTTGTCACAACTCAGGCGGTGGTGGCTTTAAAAACAAAAACTGGCAGGAGAGtcatgtaatgttttttttttgtttacattttCTGTCGTTAGCTTGTGCGTTCTTTGAAAagacactgtctctctcagtATTTTTTAGTGCAGGACAGAGTCCCCAGTGCTCTCCTCAGATCTTTGGGATAGGGCCCTTTCAGACTTTGATGTCCTCCTGGACACTCAGCTGGGACAGGGTCTTCTTGATGCGCAGGGCGGTGAGGCGGGCGGCTCCGTTGGCGTACCAACACTCCCTCATGATCTTCCCCATCACACGCAGGGTCTTGggggacggggagggagagagaaaagaggaagcTAGATAAAGTACAGTGTTATATAAAGCTCAGGAAAATTGGACCAACAGTTGAGCGAACATGAGGAAAATGAGGTTAGAGGAAGTCATATGCACAAGGATAAAAATAAGCTTATCGAAACCACCAATGCATCCCCAAAGAACAAGCTCGCCAAATAAACATACTTAATTTAAAATACACCAGCATACAATGTAATACTGATAAGAAACCAGTGACACTTTCATATTAGTGAGTGACTGCTGTGTTTTCATAATAGGATTGTTTGATTGACCTCAAATGAACATGCATATCCATGTGTCCCTACCTCGTAGCTCTGCCACCAGTTGGGCACGTTGGGCCGTAGCTTCTGGTCACACACCAgcttcctcatctcctctatgGAGGGGTCAGAGGGCACCAGGTCAAAGTACGGTAGCTGGTACTCCTCATGGATACCTCGGggcagaggtcaaaggtcaggttTCTAATCAATTGTGAATTAAACTTTTAACTATAGTGAGATAGAgagatgcatcccaaatgacaccattctccttatatagtgcactaccactTGGAGACCTATGGGCCCtcgtcaaaaatagtgcactatacagggagccctatgggccctggtcaaaagtagttgactatatagggaatagggtgccatttgggaccagcCAGAGTGTGCTGAGGGGGAGCCTGTCTGACCTCCAGCGTTGCAGCGGCGTGTGATCTCCCAGTAAACCAGGCCCAGAGCGTAGATGTCTGCACACTTAAACGAATCAAAATGCCTCATGTTGATGCTCTCATCCAGAACCTCAGGGGCCATGTACCTGACAGAGAGAATGTGTGTTTTATTACGCTGGGGTGGCATGAGGGTTGTAAGTTGAGAAACGAAGTATTTCTTACGGTTGAggacatgtgtgtgtttgcacctCTTTGTGCCCACTCTCTGGTTGGGGGCGATGTCTATGGTGTCGGTGGTGGACTCATGGCGCACGGCCAGCCCCAGGTCAGCAATGGCACAGGTACTGTTTTTCTTCACCAGGATGTTCTTAGACTTGAGGTCCCGGTGGGCAATACCAGGCTTTCCTAGAGGAGGGCCGAGACAGTGAGCCTACCTGACAATTACTGCATTCCTGGCAATCAATGGAAGTCATGTAACTGATCATTAACATGTTTGTGTGAAACGTGTGTTTTATGTTGTCCAATTCATTTGAATCAAACAATCATAGATATCTGCAATATACCAttgtatactacagtagacaaaaatgtaaatgttcttCCAGAATGACATCAATAATTGACCTATCAAGGAACATCTCTGTTGGTCTGAGTCAGTGCACTCAACAGAGATGCTTAAGTTTAGAGGGGCTGCTGTATAAGTCATACAGATCCATAACCCAGACTCTGACCAGGCTGAATGGGAGAGCTGGCGTTTCCTACCAGCTATGAAGCATGGCCTATATTTACACCCTCACCCTGTGTGCCCAGGATCTCCATGTGCAGGTGTGCCAGGCCGCTGGCTGCAGACAGTGCCAGTTTGATCATTCCCTCGATGGTGATGGAGTAACGGTTCAGGTAGTCAAACAGAGAGCCGTATTCGTGGTAGTCTGACACCAGCCACAGCTGGGTCCATGTGCCATTATCTATGACAGAAAGATTGTTGGACAATACGTTCAGAGACCAATGTTCAGACCCTACACCTAATACAAAAAAACTGACCTGAACACCAGAAATCTACAAGCAGTGCTCTTCGAAGGGGAATATTTGTTGTGATGTCATAGAACGACGGCCAGTATTTTGTTACCTTTGTTGTCGGCGGCAATGAATCCCAGGATGTTTTCGTGGCGCAGCATAATGGTCTGGTAGATCTCAGCCTCGCGGAACCAGGAGCGTTCCTCTCTGGACGAAAAGATCTTCACCGCCacgtctcctcctctccagcggcCGCGCCACACTTCCCCGAAACGCCCTTTCCCTATAATCTCCTGCAGCACGATGGTCCTGGCCACTGTTCGCTGGACAAACAGAGGGAGGCCTGCACAGAGACACATGACGGAGAGGACCAAGGCATATGGGACACAGAGACAAGGCAACAAGAAAGaggactatacagttagacaatAACATTGTGACACATGCCTAATATCAACCACATTTCCCCCTATGCATTTTGTTTTCTTCTATGGAAGACATTATTAAAGCTACAGTCACTAATCTCTTTTTTTCCTGTTTTGTGACTGCTTGAATTGATCAGAGCCCTAGTGTGGCTGTACTGACCGGAGCCTGATCCAGAGGTGGACATGTCGTAAATGAGGTCCTGCAGGGTCTTGTCCTTGGCCATGTAGAGATGGTCACAGGAGGGGTCCTCCACCTCCAGCCTCTGCCTGTGGCTGTAGGCTTGCTGGTGGTACTGGAACAGGAACACACCCATGATTAGCAGCACACACAGCAGGCAGACGGGCCCTGCGACCACTGCTACCAGCTCCACTGGACCCCATTTACCATCAGGGCCAAAAACACCCCCCAGGCCTGGCCGAGACGTCactgagagagggaagagaaagaatcAGACTAAATACATATTTCACATTTCATGAGTGAACATAACACAATTCACTGAACTCTATTGTAGCATACATCCTAGCCCTGTGGTTCGTAACGTGAGGGTGTGCAACCTGGGACATGTGCTTGTGTGTGGCGGTATACAGCTTATATTCCATGGTCAAGGTCGAGACACTCACCAGAGGTTACTTTGAGGTCGAGGCTGTTGCAGTAGTTagtgtagcagcagtgtgtgtagAGGAGGCCCTCAGCGCTCAGGCAGTAGAAGGGCTGGCCCGGAGGTACCAGCTTGTCCC
This is a stretch of genomic DNA from Oncorhynchus clarkii lewisi isolate Uvic-CL-2024 chromosome 17, UVic_Ocla_1.0, whole genome shotgun sequence. It encodes these proteins:
- the LOC139371078 gene encoding activin receptor type-1B-like — its product is MQCNGNIAIMAKNLILLIILVLVCIFGIYDALWCNCTTAQCEKTGSQCETDGACMASTSFINGLEQHIRICITRDKLVPPGQPFYCLSAEGLLYTHCCYTNYCNSLDLKVTSVTSRPGLGGVFGPDGKWGPVELVAVVAGPVCLLCVLLIMGVFLFQYHQQAYSHRQRLEVEDPSCDHLYMAKDKTLQDLIYDMSTSGSGSGLPLFVQRTVARTIVLQEIIGKGRFGEVWRGRWRGGDVAVKIFSSREERSWFREAEIYQTIMLRHENILGFIAADNKDNGTWTQLWLVSDYHEYGSLFDYLNRYSITIEGMIKLALSAASGLAHLHMEILGTQGKPGIAHRDLKSKNILVKKNSTCAIADLGLAVRHESTTDTIDIAPNQRVGTKRYMAPEVLDESINMRHFDSFKCADIYALGLVYWEITRRCNAGGIHEEYQLPYFDLVPSDPSIEEMRKLVCDQKLRPNVPNWWQSYETLRVMGKIMRECWYANGAARLTALRIKKTLSQLSVQEDIKV